DNA from Streptomyces sp. Edi4:
TGCGCGGGCGGCGGCCCCGGCGGCGGACCCGAACCGTTCCCGTCGGGCTCGCGCAAGACGCTGTCCGATGCCCGGCAGCGCGGCACCTGGATGCCCCGGCCGGAGGGGATGGTCCTGCAGTCCCGTCGCGAAGGAACGGGATGGGCAGCCAGGCACGGCACCCGCGAGAACCGTGGCGCCGACGCTCCGGCGCCGACGTTCACCGCCGAGGCCCACCGCTGGTCATGGTCCCTACGCAGCAACAACCAGGCCAACGCCACCGTCCGTCCGCTGTCCGAGCCGGCCGGCACGCTGTTCTTCGGTCACCGCGCGAACGAGTGCACCTGGGTCGCCGAACCCACCACACCTCCGGCCAAAGACACCGACGTGCCGGCCGTCCCCGAGCCGATCCGGATCACTGCCCGCGAGGCCGGCCTCCTGCAGACCTTCCCGGCCGACTACCCCTGGGCCGGCAACAAGGGCCAGCAGTTCTCCCAGATCGGCAACGCGGTGCCCCCGTTGCTCGCCGGCCACCTCCTCGCCCCGCACCTCGGCGTCGCCCTCGACCCCGACGACTTCACCCTCGCCGCCTGATGCCCCACACCCCCGAACCCGACGAAGACGACCTCGACGCCGTCGCACCTCCCCAGCCGGTGTTCCACGTCGAGCAGGCCCTCCTCGGGGCCCTCCTCCTCGACCCGCACCGGGTGGACGACGTGAGCGGCATCGCCGCCGACTCCTTCTCCACCGCCGCGCACGCCGCCCTGTACGGCGCGATCACCACCCTGCCGCGGCCCGACCCCGCCGAGCACGCGAAGAACACCAAGTGGCTCGACCGCGTGCTCGCCACGGCCCAGGAGCAGGCGCGCGGGCTGACCGCCTCCTATCTGCACGCCCTCGTCCAGGTCTGCCCCTGGCCCAGCCATGCCCCTGCCTACGCCCGGATGGTCGAGGCGGAGCACGCCCGCCGCCGCCTGCAGACAGCCGCCGAACGCCTCGTCCAGACCGTCCACGACGTCTCCCTCCCGCACCCCGTCCAGACGGTGCTCACCGAGGCCGACGCGCTCGCCACGGTCGTGGACGACATCGCCAATCGCTTCCCGCCCCGCGCAGGCGTGCTTCCCCGCACCACGGCACCGCCGCCACCCGCCGCGCAAGACCCCGCTGAGGCGGTCGAGGAGGAGCAGCTCCTGCTCGCCACCGCCACCGCCTGCCCCTCCGACATCGACTCCGTCCGGTGGCTACTCCCCGACGACCTCGCCCTGCCGCTGCATGCCGGCCTGTGGCAGTGCCTGACAGCACTGGCCCGCCGCCACGAGCCCGTCGACCCCGTCACGGTCCTGTGGGAAGCCCAGCAGCGTGGCCTGCTGGACGAGGGAAGTGAACCGGGCGAGGTCCTGCGCATGCTGGCGGAGCCCGCTGGTTCCGTCGAGCACTGGGGTGAGCGGGCCCTGCTGCGCTCCCTCCTGACCACGGCTGAGCACACCGGCCGGCGCATCGAGGCGTACGCCGGCGACCCAGCGAACACCCCCTTCCAGCTCGTCGTCGGCGCACGCCGTGCCCTCGCCGACATCTCCGCCGTCCGCACCCGCTGGCAGCACGCCACCGGAGTCACCCCGCCACAGCGGCGGCGGCCCGCGTCCACCACCCGCGCCGGGCCACCGACGACCAGGGCCGCGCACGTCCCCCGGTCCGCACGAGCAACCCGGTAGCCCCCGAGTACGCCGGTGGCCGGACCCGAAGGCCCGGCCACCGGCAGAACAGGTGAGACCCCCACGTGACTGCCGCCATCGACGCCCACGTCCGCCTCGACACCCACCCCACTCACCCGAGCGCCGTACAGGCCATCCTGACCGGCACGCAGGCCCGCGTCGCTCTCATGGCTCTCGAGGCCGCCGGCTGGAGCGTCGCCGCCACCAACGTCCTGATCCTGGCCCGCATCGATCACGAGGAGCCGTACTGGGCCAACGACGCAGCCAAGCACCTGACAGCAGAAGGCATCACCGTCGAAGTCACCCCGCGGCTCCAGGAAGCCATCGACGGGGAATGGAGCTGGCCGAACTATCCGATGCCGTGGTGCACCCGCAGCGAGATCCGTGAGGTCTCCGACCAGGCGCAGAAGATCCACGACGACATCCGCCACGGCCACCTCCTCATCCACGCCCACGCCCGCGACGGCCACACCACCGTCGCGGTCGGCACCTACCTCCACCGGGGAGGCAAGTCCGTCTACTTGCACGGCGAGGACCACCTGCGTCAGGTCGCCGACACCTTCGACTCGCCCGCAGAAGCACTGATGGCCTTCGAACGTGTCCACGCGGCCGAGATGCGCCCCGGGCCGGCGCCCCTGACCGACACCGAACGCGCCGCCATCGAAGCGCGCTCCGTCTTCGACGTCACCACGGCCAAGTCCGAGCCTTCCCGCCCGGAGCCGGAGATTGTCCCCGTCTATCTGGCCGATGCCGGTGACCACGACGCTCTCCTCGACACCTTTCTCAACGCGCACGGCGAGTTCGACAAGTGGCGAACCTGGTCGGATGACACGACCCACGCCATTCACGAGTCGCAGACCCTGCGCATCGA
Protein-coding regions in this window:
- a CDS encoding DnaB-like helicase N-terminal domain-containing protein, giving the protein MPHTPEPDEDDLDAVAPPQPVFHVEQALLGALLLDPHRVDDVSGIAADSFSTAAHAALYGAITTLPRPDPAEHAKNTKWLDRVLATAQEQARGLTASYLHALVQVCPWPSHAPAYARMVEAEHARRRLQTAAERLVQTVHDVSLPHPVQTVLTEADALATVVDDIANRFPPRAGVLPRTTAPPPPAAQDPAEAVEEEQLLLATATACPSDIDSVRWLLPDDLALPLHAGLWQCLTALARRHEPVDPVTVLWEAQQRGLLDEGSEPGEVLRMLAEPAGSVEHWGERALLRSLLTTAEHTGRRIEAYAGDPANTPFQLVVGARRALADISAVRTRWQHATGVTPPQRRRPASTTRAGPPTTRAAHVPRSARATR